In Flavobacterium cerinum, one genomic interval encodes:
- a CDS encoding SusD/RagB family nutrient-binding outer membrane lipoprotein, with amino-acid sequence MKKYKIHLFSLVAALGLSSCDNYLDINDSPNNPTYENVTPDLALSGAITQPYRSFSTQVNLLGNLFMNSWGGNVNSVTGIYTVEFDLNIDNSFYGRIWENLFLTSLGLTNIQNYPSDSYDNHKAIAKVMKVFYFQYLVDLYGDMPYSQAHNPLNTTPTYDNAQTIYRDLVAQLDAAVAMIDNAPAGTNAVGLEDPVFKGNMNNWKKLANTIKLRLLIRESGVAASQAYLNSEFQELINSGAQFITADAVVNPGYSNANNDRQNPFYNSYGYQINETTPRSGYTSTIATKNAIESLNGVKYGVFDNRLSRLFKQVGSSWAGVIQGQDGIQAPDNLANIGPGLVKNSAQDGYILTAAESYFLQAEAAFRGYLPGTPKTLFETGIQKSFDLLGATNGSAYISSINSVNRLGWDGSTNKIEAIMTQKWIALMGINGIESWIEYTRTGFPLTDLAITATRPYKPYRLMYPNSEYTANGSNVPSQSQNDAFTNKIFWALP; translated from the coding sequence ATGAAAAAGTATAAAATACATTTATTTTCATTAGTTGCGGCATTAGGTTTGTCTTCATGTGACAATTACCTGGATATTAATGATTCACCTAATAACCCTACTTATGAAAATGTTACACCTGACTTAGCTTTAAGTGGTGCAATTACACAGCCTTACCGTTCGTTCTCTACACAAGTTAACTTATTAGGAAACTTGTTTATGAACAGTTGGGGAGGAAACGTTAACTCGGTTACAGGAATTTACACTGTAGAGTTTGACTTAAATATTGATAACTCATTCTACGGAAGAATTTGGGAGAACTTATTCCTGACATCTTTAGGTTTAACTAACATCCAAAACTACCCTTCTGATAGTTATGATAATCACAAAGCAATCGCTAAAGTAATGAAAGTTTTCTATTTTCAGTATTTAGTAGATTTATATGGTGATATGCCTTACTCTCAGGCACACAATCCGCTTAACACGACGCCGACTTATGATAATGCACAAACGATCTATAGAGATTTAGTTGCACAATTGGATGCTGCTGTTGCGATGATCGATAATGCACCTGCCGGAACGAATGCAGTTGGATTAGAAGATCCTGTTTTCAAAGGAAACATGAACAACTGGAAAAAATTAGCGAATACTATTAAATTAAGATTGTTAATCAGAGAATCTGGTGTTGCTGCTAGTCAGGCTTACCTTAATTCTGAATTCCAGGAATTAATTAACTCAGGTGCTCAGTTTATTACAGCTGATGCTGTTGTTAACCCTGGTTATTCAAACGCTAATAACGACAGACAGAATCCTTTCTATAACAGTTACGGATATCAAATCAATGAAACGACTCCAAGATCTGGATATACCTCTACTATAGCAACTAAAAATGCTATCGAATCACTTAATGGTGTTAAGTATGGAGTTTTTGATAATCGTTTATCAAGATTATTCAAGCAAGTTGGTAGCTCTTGGGCTGGTGTAATCCAGGGACAAGATGGTATCCAAGCGCCGGATAACTTAGCAAACATCGGACCGGGTCTTGTTAAAAATTCTGCTCAGGACGGTTATATCTTAACAGCTGCTGAAAGCTACTTCTTACAGGCTGAAGCGGCATTCAGAGGGTATTTGCCGGGAACTCCTAAAACCTTATTTGAAACTGGTATTCAAAAATCATTTGATTTGTTAGGAGCAACTAATGGTTCAGCTTATATCAGTAGTATAAATTCTGTTAACAGACTTGGATGGGATGGATCAACTAATAAAATTGAAGCTATCATGACGCAAAAATGGATCGCTTTAATGGGTATTAATGGTATCGAGTCTTGGATCGAGTATACAAGAACAGGTTTCCCTCTAACTGATCTTGCTATCACAGCTACAAGACCTTACAAACCGTATCGTTTAATGTATCCTAACTCTGAATACACTGCAAACGGAAGTAACGTTCCTAGTCAGTCTCAGAATGATGCGTTTACTAACAAAATCTTTTGGGCATTACCATAA
- a CDS encoding SusC/RagA family TonB-linked outer membrane protein: MRSKFKWIFTLLLAFSMQFSFAQQEKTVTGTVTEGGLPLPGVSVVIKGTTQGTQTDMDGNYSIKAKQGQVLVFTFVGMETSSVTVGASNKVNVAMQSEAKQLNEVVVGALGIKKRSDAITSATQVIKTKELTQAASPNAIQSLTGKVSGLQINQTNSAVDATMRIVIRAPKSITQNNQALVVIDGVISTAAILQQLPTEAIENVTTIKGSQGAALYGSDGVNGVLIVTTKKGAAQGQKMTVAINSSIDFTTVAYLPERQTRYGQGWDGQHYSYENGTWGPEFDGSIQPTGLPQADGNFLMLPYKSLGSDNIKKFFKTGVLTQNGVSLSSGNEDGYLFFTANKLKNEFVIKDDVLDRTNFQFKAGKKVGRWNVEGNAFYTSQESRTTSSSLYYDLLQTPTNVPIEMFENAGNLHGYNYYQRNPYWVRDNVRNQSNTDIFNGVGKISFEVNKNINLSYTGGVNFSHTRALGYTNDYVDPYNYGGEDRTVVSSLSTSNTSTRRIYGDLLINFDYDLTKDINFKANIGNNVQDTYGTSTSVSGTQLAIPGLYNIANVSSVPNAANSFSRTRRYAFFGNVDLSYKDYLFLNLTGRNEWVSFLSTDNNNFFYPSAGLSFVPTKAFESLRNNNTLSYAKITASIVKVGSANGINPYEINNLYVRSTGYPFAGINSYVPNMQGTLRYNERTSPLIKPEFYVTKEATLNLGFLKDRITLDVAGYISDNTDLITTISSSYASGNPNFVTNIGATKTKGIEIDLGVTPIKTKDFTWEARFSFSKAKTTVEKVADNTKSVAIYSPYGDFGIFAEEGEEYPILKGFGYQRDGEGRIIVDPNTGNPLKSTDLMKLGKTTPDYILGLNTSIDYKGLRLAAVVDYRTGHQYYSGTKYTLSAFGYLVDSAENGRGGFIMPNSSYYDANTGSYVANNSVVTGGGSSVGVQQYYANTYSRIDENFILDATALRVRELSLSYAIPAKMLERTGLTSLRVGVNARNPFTSLARENRGYDDPESSISNGNIVGFASATSRTGSGGSNQYPNTRTVGFSLNLTF, encoded by the coding sequence ATGAGATCGAAGTTTAAATGGATTTTTACGCTTTTACTAGCGTTTTCGATGCAGTTTTCGTTCGCACAACAGGAGAAAACTGTTACAGGAACAGTGACCGAGGGAGGTCTGCCGTTACCTGGTGTTAGTGTTGTTATTAAAGGAACAACACAAGGCACACAAACTGATATGGATGGTAATTATTCCATAAAAGCAAAACAAGGACAAGTGTTAGTTTTTACATTTGTTGGTATGGAGACTTCTTCTGTAACGGTTGGAGCTTCAAACAAAGTTAATGTTGCAATGCAATCTGAAGCAAAGCAATTAAATGAAGTTGTAGTTGGAGCTTTGGGTATTAAAAAGAGATCAGATGCGATCACTTCAGCTACTCAGGTTATTAAAACTAAAGAGTTAACTCAAGCTGCTTCTCCGAATGCAATCCAGTCGTTAACAGGTAAAGTATCTGGTTTACAAATCAACCAGACAAACAGTGCTGTTGATGCAACTATGAGAATTGTAATTCGTGCTCCTAAATCAATTACACAAAACAACCAGGCGTTGGTAGTTATTGATGGAGTTATCTCGACTGCAGCTATATTACAGCAGTTGCCAACTGAGGCTATCGAGAATGTTACTACAATTAAAGGTTCTCAAGGAGCTGCATTGTACGGATCTGATGGTGTTAACGGGGTATTAATCGTTACTACTAAAAAAGGTGCTGCTCAAGGTCAAAAAATGACTGTTGCAATTAACTCTTCAATTGACTTTACTACTGTAGCTTATCTTCCTGAAAGACAAACAAGATATGGTCAAGGATGGGATGGACAGCATTATTCTTATGAGAATGGTACTTGGGGTCCTGAGTTTGACGGTTCTATCCAGCCAACTGGTTTACCGCAAGCTGATGGAAACTTCCTGATGTTACCTTACAAATCTTTAGGAAGTGATAATATCAAGAAATTCTTTAAAACCGGAGTTTTAACTCAAAACGGTGTTTCGTTATCTTCAGGTAATGAGGATGGGTACCTTTTCTTTACTGCTAACAAGTTGAAAAATGAGTTTGTTATTAAAGATGACGTTTTAGACAGAACTAACTTCCAGTTTAAAGCTGGTAAAAAAGTAGGAAGATGGAATGTTGAAGGAAATGCATTTTATACTTCTCAGGAGTCAAGAACTACAAGTTCAAGTTTGTACTATGACTTATTACAAACTCCAACAAACGTTCCAATCGAAATGTTTGAAAATGCAGGAAACTTACACGGATACAATTACTATCAAAGAAACCCTTACTGGGTACGTGATAACGTAAGAAATCAATCAAACACTGATATCTTTAATGGTGTTGGTAAAATATCTTTTGAAGTGAACAAAAACATTAACTTGTCTTACACAGGTGGTGTTAACTTCTCTCATACAAGAGCTTTAGGATATACTAATGATTATGTTGATCCTTACAACTACGGTGGTGAAGATAGAACAGTAGTTTCTTCATTGTCAACTTCTAATACTTCTACAAGAAGAATATATGGTGATTTATTGATCAACTTTGATTATGACTTAACAAAAGACATTAACTTCAAAGCTAACATCGGTAACAACGTTCAGGATACTTACGGAACTTCTACATCAGTATCTGGTACTCAGTTAGCAATCCCTGGATTGTATAACATTGCAAACGTATCAAGTGTTCCGAATGCTGCTAATTCATTTTCAAGAACAAGAAGATATGCTTTCTTCGGAAACGTTGATTTATCATATAAAGATTATTTATTCTTGAACTTAACAGGAAGAAACGAGTGGGTATCTTTCTTGAGTACAGATAATAATAACTTCTTCTATCCAAGTGCCGGTTTATCTTTTGTACCAACAAAAGCTTTCGAAAGTTTAAGAAATAACAATACGTTATCTTACGCAAAAATTACAGCGAGTATTGTTAAGGTAGGAAGTGCGAATGGTATTAACCCTTACGAAATTAACAATCTGTATGTAAGATCTACAGGTTATCCGTTTGCAGGTATTAACTCGTATGTGCCTAATATGCAAGGTACATTGCGTTATAATGAAAGAACTAGCCCTTTAATCAAGCCAGAGTTTTATGTAACTAAAGAGGCTACTTTAAACTTAGGTTTCTTAAAAGATAGAATTACATTAGATGTTGCCGGTTATATCAGTGATAATACAGATTTGATTACAACAATCAGTTCTTCTTACGCTTCAGGTAACCCTAACTTTGTTACAAACATTGGTGCTACTAAAACGAAAGGTATTGAAATCGATTTAGGAGTTACGCCAATCAAAACTAAAGATTTTACATGGGAGGCTAGATTCAGTTTCTCTAAAGCAAAAACTACTGTAGAAAAAGTAGCTGATAATACAAAATCTGTAGCTATCTACTCTCCGTACGGTGATTTCGGTATTTTTGCTGAGGAAGGTGAAGAGTATCCAATTCTTAAAGGTTTCGGATATCAAAGAGATGGAGAAGGACGTATTATCGTTGATCCAAATACAGGAAACCCACTTAAATCTACTGATTTAATGAAATTGGGTAAAACTACTCCTGATTATATCTTAGGTTTAAACACATCAATTGATTACAAAGGATTACGTTTAGCAGCAGTAGTGGATTACAGAACAGGTCACCAGTATTATTCTGGTACTAAATATACATTGTCTGCATTCGGTTATTTAGTTGATTCAGCTGAAAACGGAAGAGGCGGTTTCATTATGCCAAACTCTTCTTACTATGATGCTAATACAGGATCTTATGTTGCTAACAACTCTGTTGTAACAGGTGGTGGATCTTCTGTAGGTGTTCAGCAGTACTATGCTAACACGTATTCAAGAATTGATGAAAACTTTATTTTGGATGCTACTGCTTTAAGAGTACGAGAGTTGTCTTTAAGCTACGCAATTCCTGCTAAAATGTTAGAAAGAACAGGTTTAACAAGTTTAAGAGTAGGTGTGAACGCTAGAAATCCATTTACATCATTAGCTAGAGAAAACAGAGGGTACGATGATCCAGAAAGTTCAATCAGTAATGGAAATATTGTAGGTTTCGCTTCTGCTACAAGTAGAACTGGTTCTGGTGGTAGTAACCAGTATCCAAATACCAGAACTGTTGGTTTCAGTCTTAACTTAACCTTTTAA